In the Oncorhynchus nerka isolate Pitt River linkage group LG2, Oner_Uvic_2.0, whole genome shotgun sequence genome, one interval contains:
- the vegfd gene encoding LOW QUALITY PROTEIN: vascular endothelial growth factor D (The sequence of the model RefSeq protein was modified relative to this genomic sequence to represent the inferred CDS: deleted 2 bases in 1 codon) has translation MQRMLAAGVGMMLVLVRLNLGMPNKVQDDPSSLRVINQEKWERDVRSASSLDELLMLTDFPDWKLWKCRLKLKHLETSPSSSSSQQPNHRSSSSSAGSHRSTRYAAASYSLEILKAIDDEWQKTQCTPRETCVDVAKELGTTTSMFFKPPCVSVFRCNGCCNKEGVSCRNTSTAYVNKTLLSVIPFKYGPEPVLIKVANHTECKCMEPPLIRRQAHIRSHRRNGCSPMRQLSKSEDSRRLCASGLIWDCMADRCVSYPSTEQPDFPPNMRTVDCDIDVDRCDCPRPHYTVPTAHLNPGPRPSYPACHLNHTACANNKQHFNHASCRCQ, from the exons ATGCAGAGGATGCTTGCTGCCGGTGTTGGAATGATGCTGGTGTTGGTGAGGTTGAACTTGGGAATGCCAAACAAGGTTCAAGATGATCCCAGCTCTCTCAGG GTGATCAACCAGGAGAAGTGGGAGAGGGATGTGCGTTCGGCCTCCAGTCTGGACGAGCTGCTCATGCTGACAGATTTCCCTGACTGGAAGCTGTGGAAGTGTCGACTAAAACTCAAACACCTGGAGACGtctccctcatcctcttcctctcagcAGCCCAACcaccgttcctcctcctcctccgctggGTCACACCGCTCCACGCGCTACGCTGCAGCATCCTACAGCCTGGAGATACTCAAAG CCATAGATGATGAGTGGCAGAAGACCCAGTGCACGCCCAGAGAGACGTGTGTAGACGTGGCAAAGGAACTGGGCACCACGACCTCCATGTTCTTCAAGCCCCCCTGCGTGTCCGTCTTCAGGTGCAACGGATGCTGCAACAAAGAGGGTGTATCGTGCAGAAACACAAGTACTGCCTATGTTAATAAAACA CTGCTGAGTGTGATACCGTTCAAATACGGACCTGAGCCGGTGCTGATAAAGGTAGCCAATCACACAGAGTGTAAGTGTATGGAACCACCCCTGATCCGACGGCAAGCCCATATACGCTCTCACAGGAGGAACGG GTGCTCTCCGATGCGTCAGCTCTCTAAATCAGAGGACTCCAGGCGTCTGTGTGCCAGTGGGTTGATCTGGGACTGCATGGCCGACCGTTGTGTGTCCTACCCCTCCACTGAACAACCAG ACTTCCCTCCCAATATGAGAACGGTGGACTGTGACATAGATGTTGACAGGTGTGACTGT CCCAgaccacactacactgtccccacaGCCCACCTTAACCCAGGACCCAGACCATCCTACCCTGCATGTCACCTGAACCATACTGCCTGTGCTAACAACAAACAGCACTTCAACCACGCCTCTTGCAG ATGCCAGTGA